The Solanum lycopersicum chromosome 9, SLM_r2.1 genome window below encodes:
- the LOC101267557 gene encoding RING-H2 finger protein ATL2-like: MDDDDYSSSTAIGSCCDDDTPHYAFSGKLMLTSVLLFFFVCFLIAFFHLYANRFLLRRARRHHNRRRRYRHQIPAPPIADSSSQGLDPSLLKSLPVFVYDAEFYNPPIECPVCLAEFENGETGRVLPKCNHCFHCECIDMWFQSHCNCPICRAPIQVKAIDVKESGEDEVVIMVDESVIEEVQNCESSQSDDGKISVE; encoded by the coding sequence ATGGACGACGATGACTACTCATCTTCTACTGCTATCGGATCTTGTTGCGATGATGATACTCCGCATTACGCGTTCAGCGGTAAGCTCATGCTTACCTCTgttctcctcttcttcttcgtgTGTTTTCTCATTGCCTTCTTCCACCTTTACGCTAATCGATTCCTCCTCCGCCGTGCCCGCCGCCACCACAACCGCCGCCGTCGCTACCGCCACCAGATTCCGGCTCCACCAATTGCAGATTCTTCTTCTCAAGGACTTGACCCTTCGCTGTTAAAATCACTCCCTGTTTTCGTTTACGATGCGGAATTTTACAATCCACCAATTGAATGCCCTGTTTGTTTGGCGGAATTTGAAAATGGAGAAACGGGTCGGGTTTTGCCCAAATGTAATCATTGTTTTCACTGTGAGTGTATTGATATGTGGTTTCAGTCTCATTGTAACTGCCCGATTTGCAGAGCCCCAATTCAAGTGAAAGCGATTGATGTAAAGGAAAGTGGAGAAGATGAAGTTGTAATAATGGTGGATGAATCTGTAATCGAAGAAGTACAAAACTGTGAATCGTCGCAGTCCGACGATGGAAAAATATCAGTCgagtaa
- the LOC101267266 gene encoding uncharacterized protein, protein MEKIQHKTVSVNGIKMHVAEIGEGPAVLFLHGFPELWYSWRHQLLYFSNRGYRAIAPDLRGYGDTEIPSEISSYTAFHIVGDLISLLDILDLEKVFLIGHDWGALIAWFFCLFRPDRIKALVNLSCELRPRNPLRKPIDCLRELLGDDYYMCRFQKPGEVEEEFASIDTAKLIIGFLSSRDTRPPCIPKEIGFHQAFAQLPAALPSWLTQEDVNYYAEKLNKTGFTGGLNYYRNMDKNWELTALFSGCKIQVPTKFVVGELDLTYNIPGIKEYIHNGGFKKEVPSLEEVVVMEGAAHFINQEKPDEINAHIYDFIQKF, encoded by the exons atggagaaaatacaGCACAAAACTGTCTCCGTTAATGGAATCAAAATGCATGTAGCTGAAATCGGTGAAGGTCCAGCAGTTCTATTTCTACATGGCTTCCCTGAGTTATGGTATTCATGGCGCCACCAATTGCTTTACTTTTCAAACAGAGGTTACAGAGCTATTGCGCCTGATCTTCGTGGTTACGGAGACACTGAAATTCCATCGGAAATCAGTAGTTATACTGCTTTTCACATTGTTGGTGATTTGATTTCTCTGTTAGATATTCTGGATCTAGAAAAAGTGTTCTTAATTGGGCATGATTGGGGTGCTCTAATTGCTTGGTTTTTCTGTTTGTTTCGTCCTGATCGGATTAAAGCTTTGGTGAATCTGAGTTGTGAGTTACGGCCCAGAAATCCGTTGCGAAAACCGATTGATTGCTTGAGGGAATTGCTTGGTGATGACTATTACATGTGCAGATTTCAG AAACCTGGGGAAGTGGAAGAGGAATTTGCTTCAATTGATACTGCAAAACTCATCATAGGATTTCTTTCTTCACGTGATACACGTCCACCTTGCATTCCCAAAGAGATTGGCTTTCATCAGGCCTTTGCTCAGTTACCAGCAGCATTACCTTCATGGCTAACACAAGAAGATGTCAATTATtatgctgaaaaattaaacaaaactgGCTTTACTGGAGGATTGAACTACTATAGAAACATGGACAA AAACTGGGAGCTCACAGCCCTATTTAGTGGATGCAAAATTCAAGTCCCAACTAAGTTTGTGGTGGGTGAGTTGGACTTGACATATAATATTCCTGGAATCAAGGAGTATATACACAATGGTGGATTCAAGAAAGAAGTTCCAAGTTTAGAGGAAGTTGTTGTAATGGAGGGAGCAGCTCACTTCATCAACCAAGAAAAGCCAGATGAAATAAATGCCcacatttatgattttattcaaAAGTTTTGA
- the LOC101266973 gene encoding probable pectinesterase/pectinesterase inhibitor 7 → MAKNSKLCFFIFCTTLLLFIPILFAAPNTPVPPSVICKSTPYPSFCKSSVLPPSESPNNENVYSYGRKSIRKSLSSARKFLSLIEKYLRKSKQLTVTAVRALEDCQFLAGLNMDYLSSSLKTVNATSNILPVLQADDVQTLLSAILTNTQTCLDGLQETSSAWSLRNGLVAPISNDTKLFSVSLALFTKGWVPIKKNKSKFHRVKKNIFKNGRLPLKMSQRNQAIFERVGRRKLLQEDEQVVVSDIVVVSQDGSGNFSTINDAVAAAPNNTKAESGYFLIYITQGVYEEYVSIAKNKKYLMMIGDGINQTIITGNHSFVDGWTTFNSSTFSVVGQGFVAVNITFQNTAGAIKHQAVAVRNGADLSTFYSCSFEAYQDTLYVHSLRQFYRECDIYGTVDFIFGNAAALFQNCNMYPRLPMVNQFNAITAQGRTDINQNTGISIQNCTIRPADDLALSNGTTKTYLGRPWKEYSRTIYMQSYLDGFIHPTGWHDWSGDFALNTSYYAEFNNTGAGSNTTGRVTWPAIQILNATDAANFTLSNFLVGDDWLPQTGVPYFNSLL, encoded by the exons ATGgcaaaaaattctaaattatgttttttcattttttgcacTACACTTTTGTTATTTATCCCAATTTTATTTGCTGCACCAAATACCCCTGTTCCTCCCTCTGTTATTTGCAAATCAACTCCTTATCCTTCTTTTTGTAAATCCTCTGTTCTTCCACCTTCAGAGTCCCCAAATAACGAAAATGTATACAGCTACGGTCGAAAATCGATCCGAAAATCGCTCTCTTCAGCTCGTAAATTCCTCTCGTTAATCGAAAAATATCTTCGTAAATCGAAACAATTGACAGTTACCGCTGTCCGTGCGCTAGAAGATTGTCAATTTCTGGCAGGACTCAACATGGATTATTTATCAAGCTCTTTAAAAACAGTAAACGCTACGTCGAATATTCTCCCTGTTTTACAAGCTGATGATGTTCAAACTCTGTTAAGCGCGATTTTGACGAATACACAAACATGTTTAGATGGATTACAAGAGACATCGTCTGCTTGGAGTTTGAGAAATGGGTTAGTTGCTCCAATTTCTAACGATACCAAGCTTTTTAGCGTCTCTTTAGCTCTTTTCACTAAAGGATGGGTACCAATAAAGAAGAATAAATCTAAATTTCATcgtgtaaaaaaaaatatattcaaaaacgGACGGTTGCCGCTGAAAATGTCTCAACGGAATCAAGCGATTTTCGAGAGAGTAGGAAGGAGGAAACTGCTGCAAGAAGATGAGCAGGTTGTTGTGAGTGACATTGTGGTTGTGAGTCAGGACGGAAGTGGGAATTTCTCGACGATTAATGATGCTGTTGCTGCTGCTCCAAATAATACGAAAGCTGAGTCTGGTTACTTTCTGATTTACATCACACAAGGTGTGTACGAAGAGTATGTTTCGATCGCgaagaacaaaaaatatttgatgatgATTGGCGATGGAATTAATCAAACGATTATTACTGGCAATCATAGCTTTGTTGATGGATGGACGACATTCAACTCTTCCACATTTT CTGTGGTTGGTCAAGGATTTGTGGCGGTTAACATAACATTTCAAAACACAGCAGGAGCAATCAAGCATCAAGCAGTTGCAGTTAGAAATGGTGCTGATTTATCAACATTCTACAGCTGTAGTTTCGAGGCATATCAAGACACTCTATACGTACATTCTCTAAGACAATTTTACAGAGAATGCGACATATATGGAacagttgattttatatttggaaaCGCAGCTGCGCTATTCCAAAACTGCAATATGTACCCGCGACTCCCTATGGTTAATCAATTCAACGCGATAACAGCTCAAGGAAGAACAGATATAAACCAAAACACTGGAATTTCGATACAGAATTGCACAATTAGACCTGCAGATGATTTAGCATTGAGCAATGGTACCACGAAAACGTATCTTGGTAGGCCATGGAAAGAGTACTCTAGGACGATATATATGCAATCTTATTTAGACGGATTTATTCATCCTACGGGATGGCACGATTGGTCTGGAGATTTCGCGTTAAATACGTCATATTATGCAGAGTTTAATAATACAGGAGCAGGATCAAATACTACAGGCAGAGTTACATGGCCTgcaattcaaattttgaatgcTACTGATGCTGCTAATTTTACATTATCGAACTTTCTAGTGGGAGATGATTGGTTGCCACAGACTGGTGTGCcatattttaatagtttattgtaa